In the genome of Streptomyces pactum, one region contains:
- a CDS encoding histidine phosphatase family protein gives MNGSKGGRGRRIVLWRHGQTAWNVERRFQGSTDIELTETGVGQARRAARLLAALRPDAIVASDLKRAAATAAELAVLTGLEVAHDAGLRETYAGRWQGLTHEEIIERFGEEYAAWKRGEAVRRGGGELETEVADRAAPVVQAHADKLPDGGTLVVVSHGGTIRTTIGRLLGLDPRSWEALGGLTNCCWSVLGEGVRGWRLLEHNAGTLPEPVLGDDD, from the coding sequence CTGAACGGCAGCAAGGGCGGCCGGGGCCGCCGCATCGTGCTGTGGCGCCACGGGCAGACCGCGTGGAACGTCGAGCGCCGCTTCCAGGGCTCCACGGACATCGAGCTGACCGAGACCGGCGTCGGCCAGGCCCGCCGGGCGGCCCGGCTGCTCGCCGCCCTCCGGCCCGACGCCATCGTCGCCTCGGACCTGAAGCGGGCCGCCGCGACCGCCGCCGAACTGGCGGTGCTGACCGGGCTGGAGGTCGCACACGACGCCGGGCTACGGGAGACGTACGCGGGGCGGTGGCAGGGGCTCACTCACGAGGAGATCATCGAGCGCTTCGGTGAGGAGTACGCCGCATGGAAGCGCGGTGAGGCGGTGCGCCGCGGCGGCGGTGAGCTGGAGACCGAGGTCGCCGACCGGGCGGCGCCGGTGGTCCAGGCGCACGCCGACAAACTCCCCGACGGCGGCACCCTCGTCGTGGTCAGCCACGGCGGCACCATCCGCACCACCATCGGCCGGCTGCTCGGCCTGGACCCCCGCTCCTGGGAGGCCCTCGGCGGCCTGACGAACTGCTGCTGGTCGGTGCTGGGCGAGGGCGTGCGCGGCTGGCGCCTGCTGGAGCACAACGCCGGCACGCTCCCGGAGCCGGTGCTCGGCGACGACGACTGA
- a CDS encoding pyridoxamine 5'-phosphate oxidase family protein, which translates to MTAETRTVRSQAQRKHDVLERLEREEDIWVASAALSGTPYLVPLSFLWDGEAVWLSTRAGNPTGRNLRATGLVRMSLAHTRDVVLLDGRVTEVVAPQDMPEETGDAFAAKSRWDPRSARDTPSYMYFKVLLTGVQAWHEEHEIHERHLMRNGVWSV; encoded by the coding sequence ATGACGGCGGAGACCAGGACGGTCCGCAGCCAGGCGCAGCGCAAGCACGACGTCCTGGAGCGCCTGGAGCGCGAGGAGGACATCTGGGTGGCCTCGGCCGCTCTCTCCGGAACGCCGTACCTGGTGCCGCTGTCCTTCCTCTGGGACGGCGAGGCGGTATGGCTCTCCACCCGGGCCGGCAACCCGACGGGGCGGAACCTGCGGGCCACCGGACTGGTGCGGATGTCGCTCGCGCACACCCGTGACGTGGTGCTCCTCGACGGCAGGGTGACGGAGGTCGTCGCACCGCAGGACATGCCGGAGGAGACCGGCGACGCGTTCGCGGCCAAGAGCCGCTGGGACCCCCGTTCGGCCCGCGACACACCGTCCTACATGTACTTCAAGGTGCTCCTCACCGGCGTGCAGGCGTGGCACGAGGAGCACGAGATACACGAACGGCATCTCATGCGGAACGGCGTCTGGAGCGTCTGA
- the leuS gene encoding leucine--tRNA ligase, whose amino-acid sequence MSETNTAAEVAAPHRYTAALAADIEARWQDFWDADGTYEAPNPSGELAGDPEVAARPQKFVMDMFPYPSGAGLHVGHPLGYIATDVYARYHRMTGHNVLHTLGFDAFGLPAEQYAVQTGTHPRVSTEANIANMKVQLRRLGLGHDKRRSFATIDPEYYKWTQWIFLQIFNSWYDEEARRARPIAELVEQFATGERATPDGRPWAELTEVERADVLGGYRLAYASDAPVNWCPGLGTVLANEEVTADGRSERGNYPVFKANLRQWNMRITAYADRLLSDLDELDWPEAIKLQQRNWIGRSEGARVDFAVDGRADAAITVFTTRQDTLFGATYMVLAPEHDLVSGDDAIVPAAWPEGTHEVWTGGYATPVEAVAAYRKQAASKSDVERQAEAKEKTGVFTGAYAVNPVTGDKVPVFIADYVLMGYGTGAIMAVPAHDSRDFAFARAFELPMRCVVEPTDGRGTDPAAWDDAFSSYEATLVNSSRDGLSLDGLGVTEAKARVTEWLQERGIGEGTVNFRLRDWLFSRQRYWGEPFPIVYDEDGVAHPLPESMLPLELPEVEDYSPRTFDPDDADTSPETPLSRNEAWVHVELDLGDGRGTRRYRRETNTMPNWAGSCWYELRYLDPHNSERLVDPEAERYWMGPREDKRHGGVDLYVGGAEHAVLHLLYARFWSKVLYDLGYISSSEPFHKLFNQGMIQAYVYRDARGIAVPAAEVEERDDVYYYEGGKVSRLLGKMGKSLKNAVTPDEICAEYGADTLRLYEMAMGPLDVSRPWDTRAVVGQYRLLQRLWRNVVDESTGEVTVVDEEPDEATLRALHKAIDGVRQDMAGLRFNTAIAKITELNNHVTKLRAVPRPVAESLVLLIAPLAPHIAEELWRRLGHQDSVVHQDFPVADPAYVVDESVTCVVQVKGKVKARLEVPPSISDEELEKLALGDPAVTAALGGAGIRKVIVRAPKLVNIVPA is encoded by the coding sequence ATGAGCGAGACCAACACCGCTGCCGAGGTGGCCGCGCCGCACCGTTACACGGCCGCGCTGGCCGCCGACATCGAGGCACGCTGGCAGGACTTCTGGGACGCCGACGGCACCTACGAGGCGCCGAACCCGAGCGGTGAGCTGGCGGGCGACCCCGAGGTCGCCGCCCGGCCGCAGAAGTTCGTCATGGACATGTTCCCCTACCCCTCGGGTGCGGGGCTGCACGTGGGCCACCCGCTGGGCTACATCGCCACCGACGTCTACGCCCGGTACCACCGGATGACCGGCCACAACGTGCTGCACACCCTGGGCTTCGACGCCTTCGGCCTGCCCGCCGAGCAGTACGCCGTGCAGACCGGCACCCACCCGCGGGTGTCCACCGAGGCGAACATCGCGAACATGAAGGTGCAGCTCCGCCGGCTGGGCCTGGGGCACGACAAGCGCCGCTCCTTCGCGACGATCGACCCCGAGTACTACAAGTGGACCCAGTGGATCTTCCTGCAGATCTTCAACAGCTGGTACGACGAGGAGGCGCGCCGCGCCCGGCCCATCGCGGAGCTGGTCGAGCAGTTCGCCACCGGTGAGCGGGCCACCCCCGACGGCCGGCCCTGGGCGGAGCTGACCGAGGTCGAGCGGGCCGACGTGCTGGGCGGCTACCGCCTGGCCTACGCCTCGGACGCGCCGGTCAACTGGTGCCCCGGCCTGGGCACCGTGCTGGCCAACGAGGAGGTCACCGCCGACGGTCGCTCCGAGCGCGGTAACTACCCGGTGTTCAAGGCGAATCTGCGCCAGTGGAACATGCGGATCACCGCCTACGCGGACCGGCTCCTGTCCGACCTGGACGAACTGGACTGGCCGGAGGCCATCAAGCTCCAGCAGCGCAACTGGATCGGCCGTTCCGAGGGTGCCCGGGTGGACTTCGCGGTGGACGGTCGGGCCGACGCCGCCATCACCGTCTTCACCACCCGCCAGGACACCCTGTTCGGCGCCACCTACATGGTGCTGGCCCCTGAGCACGACCTGGTCTCCGGGGACGACGCGATCGTCCCGGCGGCCTGGCCGGAGGGCACCCACGAGGTGTGGACCGGCGGCTACGCCACCCCCGTCGAGGCCGTCGCCGCCTACCGCAAGCAGGCCGCGTCCAAGTCCGACGTGGAGCGCCAGGCCGAGGCGAAGGAGAAGACCGGCGTCTTCACCGGCGCCTACGCGGTCAACCCGGTCACCGGCGACAAGGTCCCGGTCTTCATCGCCGACTACGTGCTGATGGGCTACGGCACCGGCGCCATCATGGCGGTGCCCGCCCACGACTCCCGGGACTTCGCCTTCGCCCGCGCCTTCGAACTGCCGATGCGCTGTGTGGTGGAGCCCACCGATGGCCGCGGCACCGACCCGGCGGCCTGGGACGACGCGTTCAGCTCCTACGAGGCCACCCTGGTGAACTCCTCCCGCGACGGGCTGTCGCTGGACGGCCTGGGCGTCACCGAGGCGAAGGCCCGGGTCACCGAGTGGCTGCAGGAGCGGGGCATCGGCGAGGGCACCGTCAACTTCCGGCTGCGCGACTGGCTGTTCAGCCGCCAGCGCTACTGGGGCGAGCCCTTCCCGATCGTCTACGACGAGGACGGCGTCGCCCACCCGCTGCCGGAGTCGATGCTGCCGCTGGAGCTGCCGGAGGTCGAGGACTACTCGCCGCGCACCTTCGACCCCGACGACGCGGACACCTCCCCGGAGACCCCGCTGTCCCGGAACGAGGCGTGGGTCCACGTCGAGCTGGACCTGGGCGACGGACGCGGTACCCGCCGGTACCGCCGGGAGACCAACACCATGCCCAACTGGGCGGGCTCCTGCTGGTACGAGCTGCGCTACCTGGACCCGCACAACAGCGAGCGGCTGGTGGACCCGGAAGCCGAGCGCTACTGGATGGGGCCGCGCGAGGACAAGCGGCACGGCGGCGTGGACCTGTACGTCGGCGGTGCCGAGCACGCCGTCCTCCACCTGCTGTACGCCCGCTTCTGGTCCAAGGTGCTCTACGACCTGGGGTACATCTCCTCGTCCGAGCCGTTCCACAAGCTGTTCAACCAGGGCATGATCCAGGCGTACGTGTACCGGGACGCCCGCGGTATCGCGGTCCCGGCCGCCGAGGTCGAGGAACGCGACGACGTCTACTACTACGAGGGCGGCAAGGTCTCGCGGCTGCTCGGCAAGATGGGGAAGTCGCTGAAGAACGCGGTGACCCCGGACGAGATCTGCGCCGAGTACGGGGCCGACACCCTGCGCCTGTACGAGATGGCCATGGGACCGTTGGACGTCTCCCGGCCCTGGGACACCCGCGCGGTCGTCGGCCAGTACCGGCTGCTGCAGCGGCTGTGGCGCAATGTGGTGGACGAGAGCACCGGCGAGGTCACCGTCGTCGACGAGGAGCCGGACGAGGCGACCCTGCGCGCCCTGCACAAGGCGATCGACGGCGTCCGCCAGGACATGGCGGGGCTGCGCTTCAACACCGCCATCGCCAAGATCACCGAGCTGAACAACCACGTCACCAAGTTGCGGGCGGTACCGCGACCGGTCGCCGAGAGCCTGGTCCTGCTGATCGCGCCGCTGGCCCCGCACATCGCCGAGGAGCTGTGGCGCCGTCTGGGGCACCAGGACTCGGTCGTCCACCAGGACTTCCCGGTCGCCGACCCGGCATACGTGGTGGACGAGAGCGTCACCTGCGTGGTGCAGGTGAAGGGCAAGGTCAAGGCACGCCTGGAGGTGCCGCCCTCGATCTCCGACGAGGAACTGGAGAAGCTGGCGCTCGGCGACCCCGCGGTGACCGCCGCGCTGGGCGGTGCGGGCATCCGCAAGGTCATCGTGCGCGCGCCGAAGCTGGTCAACATCGTCCCGGCCTGA
- the lepA gene encoding translation elongation factor 4 translates to MPATPTHVPEPSRTDPAHIRNFCIIAHIDHGKSTLADRMLQLTGVVEQRQMRAQYLDRMDIERERGITIKSQAVRLPWAPTSGEAAGTTHILNMIDTPGHVDFTYEVSRSLAACEGTILLVDAAQGIEAQTLANLYLAMENDLAIIPVLNKIDLPAAQPEKFSEELAGLIGCDPADVLKVSAKTGVGVEALLDRVVEAVPAPVGVADAPARAMIFDSVYDSYRGVVTYVRVVDGQLSKRERIRMMSTGATHELLEIGTNSPEMLPADGLGVGEVGYLITGVKDVRQSKVGDTITQQSRGATEALGGYKDPKPMVFSGLYPLDGSDYPDLRDALDKLQLNDAALVYEPETSAALGFGFRVGFLGLLHLDVIRERLEREFGLDLIATAPNVVYRVIMEDDTEHTVTNPSEFPEGKIAEVYEPVVRATILAPSEFIGAIMELCQTRRGALLGMDYLSEDRVEIRYTLPLAEIVFDFFDQLKSKTRGYASLDYEPTGEQTSQLVKVDILLHGDKVDAFSAITHKDQAYAYGVRLVAKLRELIPRQNFEVPVQAAIGSRVIARETIRAIRKDVLAKCYGGDISRKRKLLEKQKEGKKRMKMVGSVEVPQEAFIAVLSSDDSGQAKGKK, encoded by the coding sequence GTGCCCGCGACCCCTACCCACGTGCCGGAGCCAAGCCGTACCGACCCGGCGCACATCCGCAACTTCTGCATCATCGCGCACATCGACCACGGCAAGTCCACGCTCGCCGACCGGATGCTTCAGCTCACGGGCGTGGTCGAGCAGCGACAGATGCGCGCGCAGTACCTCGACCGTATGGACATCGAGCGTGAGCGCGGCATCACGATCAAGTCCCAGGCGGTCCGCCTGCCGTGGGCGCCCACCTCGGGCGAGGCCGCGGGGACGACCCACATCCTCAACATGATCGACACGCCCGGCCACGTGGACTTCACCTACGAGGTCTCGCGTTCGCTGGCGGCCTGCGAGGGCACCATCCTCCTGGTGGACGCCGCGCAGGGCATCGAGGCGCAGACCCTCGCCAACCTGTACCTGGCGATGGAGAACGACCTCGCGATCATCCCGGTGCTGAACAAGATCGACCTGCCGGCCGCCCAGCCGGAGAAGTTCTCCGAGGAGCTGGCCGGTCTCATCGGCTGCGACCCGGCGGACGTGCTCAAGGTCTCGGCCAAGACCGGTGTCGGGGTCGAGGCGCTGCTGGACCGCGTGGTGGAGGCGGTCCCGGCCCCGGTCGGCGTCGCCGACGCGCCCGCCCGCGCGATGATCTTCGACTCGGTGTACGACTCCTACCGCGGTGTGGTGACGTACGTCCGGGTGGTGGACGGCCAGCTCTCCAAGCGCGAGCGCATCCGGATGATGTCCACCGGCGCCACCCACGAGCTGCTGGAGATCGGCACCAACTCGCCGGAGATGCTCCCCGCCGACGGCCTGGGCGTCGGCGAGGTGGGGTACCTGATCACCGGCGTGAAGGACGTCCGCCAGTCCAAGGTGGGTGACACCATCACCCAGCAGAGCCGCGGGGCCACCGAGGCGCTCGGCGGCTACAAGGACCCCAAGCCGATGGTGTTCTCCGGGCTCTACCCGCTGGACGGCTCGGACTACCCCGACCTCCGCGACGCCCTGGACAAGCTCCAGCTCAACGACGCCGCGCTGGTCTATGAGCCGGAGACCTCGGCGGCGCTCGGCTTCGGCTTCCGCGTCGGCTTCCTCGGCCTGCTCCACCTGGACGTGATCCGGGAGCGGCTGGAGCGAGAGTTCGGCCTGGACCTGATCGCCACCGCCCCCAACGTGGTGTACCGGGTGATCATGGAGGACGACACCGAGCACACCGTCACCAACCCGAGCGAGTTCCCCGAGGGCAAGATCGCCGAGGTCTACGAGCCGGTGGTCCGGGCCACGATCCTGGCGCCCAGCGAGTTCATCGGCGCGATCATGGAGCTCTGCCAGACCCGCCGCGGTGCCCTGCTCGGCATGGACTACCTCTCCGAGGACCGGGTGGAGATCCGCTACACCCTGCCGCTGGCCGAGATCGTCTTCGACTTCTTCGACCAGCTGAAGTCCAAGACCCGCGGGTACGCCTCGCTCGACTACGAGCCCACCGGCGAGCAGACCTCGCAGCTGGTGAAGGTGGACATCCTGCTGCATGGCGACAAGGTGGACGCCTTCTCCGCGATCACCCACAAGGACCAGGCGTACGCCTACGGGGTGCGGCTGGTGGCCAAGCTGCGCGAGCTGATCCCGCGGCAGAACTTCGAGGTCCCGGTGCAGGCCGCCATCGGTTCCCGGGTCATCGCCCGGGAGACCATCCGTGCCATCCGCAAGGACGTCCTCGCCAAGTGCTACGGCGGTGACATCTCCCGTAAGCGGAAGCTGCTGGAGAAGCAGAAGGAAGGCAAGAAGCGGATGAAGATGGTCGGCTCGGTGGAGGTCCCGCAGGAGGCGTTCATCGCGGTGCTCTCCAGCGACGACTCCGGGCAGGCCAAGGGCAAGAAGTAG
- the rpsT gene encoding 30S ribosomal protein S20: MANIKSQIKRNKTNEKARLRNKAVKSSVKTAVRKAREAVAAGDLEKATVAAREAARKLDKAASKGVIHKNAAANKKSALAQQVATLKG; encoded by the coding sequence GTGGCGAACATCAAGTCCCAGATCAAGCGGAACAAGACCAACGAGAAGGCGCGCCTGCGCAACAAGGCCGTCAAGTCCTCGGTCAAGACCGCCGTCCGCAAGGCCCGCGAGGCCGTGGCCGCCGGTGACCTGGAGAAGGCCACCGTGGCTGCCCGCGAGGCCGCCCGCAAGCTCGACAAGGCCGCCAGCAAGGGCGTGATCCACAAGAACGCCGCCGCCAACAAGAAGTCGGCGCTGGCGCAGCAGGTCGCGACCCTCAAGGGCTGA
- the rsfS gene encoding ribosome silencing factor: MTATDRSIELINAAAQAAADKLAHDIIAYDVSDVLSITDAFLLASAPNDRQVKAIVDEIEEKLNKELGAKPVRREGDREARWVLLDYVDIVVHVQHSEERVFYALERLWKDCPQLELPADAVATRGKGAEYAQAQASAGDGTGDLS; encoded by the coding sequence GTGACCGCCACGGACCGCTCCATCGAGCTCATCAACGCCGCCGCCCAGGCGGCCGCGGACAAGCTCGCGCACGACATCATCGCGTACGACGTCAGCGACGTCCTCTCGATCACCGATGCCTTCCTGCTCGCCTCGGCCCCCAACGACCGCCAGGTGAAGGCGATCGTCGACGAGATCGAGGAGAAGCTGAACAAGGAACTCGGCGCCAAGCCGGTCCGTCGCGAGGGCGACCGGGAGGCCCGCTGGGTCCTGCTGGACTACGTGGACATCGTGGTCCACGTCCAGCACAGCGAGGAGCGGGTCTTCTACGCGCTGGAGCGGCTGTGGAAGGACTGCCCGCAGCTGGAGCTGCCCGCCGACGCGGTGGCCACCCGGGGCAAGGGCGCCGAGTACGCCCAGGCGCAGGCTTCGGCCGGTGACGGGACCGGTGATCTCAGCTGA
- a CDS encoding ComEA family DNA-binding protein encodes MRERTPLWWQTRFGVEPRTLAALAVVLIVAAGFATYHFWSARPETVHAPAVEGGFRPTGPAQSGGSPGEASRRFPPTSLPGAAGATAAGDRGPGDGDGRTVVVDVSGKVREPGVHRLPLGSRVADALSAAGGVRPGTDLSGLNRARVLSDGEQILVGAAPGPPPAGQASGSGPGAASGPAGGGAPVSLDTATAEQLDTLPGVGPVLAQHILDYRAEHGGFRSVEELREVPGIGDRRFAELRPLVRP; translated from the coding sequence GTGCGCGAGCGGACGCCGCTGTGGTGGCAGACAAGATTCGGGGTGGAGCCCCGGACGCTCGCCGCCCTGGCCGTGGTGCTGATCGTGGCGGCGGGCTTCGCCACCTACCACTTCTGGTCGGCGCGACCGGAGACCGTGCACGCCCCAGCGGTCGAGGGAGGGTTCCGGCCCACCGGCCCTGCGCAGTCCGGTGGGAGCCCCGGGGAGGCTTCCCGGAGATTTCCGCCCACCTCACTCCCCGGGGCGGCGGGAGCCACGGCGGCGGGTGATCGGGGCCCGGGTGACGGTGACGGCCGGACCGTGGTCGTGGACGTGTCCGGCAAGGTCCGTGAGCCCGGGGTGCACCGGCTGCCACTGGGCTCGCGGGTGGCCGACGCGCTCAGTGCCGCCGGCGGCGTACGCCCCGGCACGGACCTCAGCGGCCTCAACCGGGCTCGGGTGCTGAGCGACGGCGAGCAGATCCTGGTGGGCGCCGCCCCGGGACCGCCGCCGGCCGGGCAGGCATCCGGCTCCGGCCCCGGGGCCGCTTCGGGACCCGCAGGCGGCGGTGCCCCGGTCAGCCTCGACACCGCCACGGCCGAACAGCTCGACACGCTGCCCGGCGTCGGTCCCGTCCTGGCCCAGCACATCCTCGACTACCGAGCCGAGCACGGCGGTTTCCGTTCGGTCGAGGAGCTGCGGGAGGTCCCCGGCATCGGGGACCGGCGATTCGCCGAACTGCGTCCCTTGGTCCGGCCATGA
- a CDS encoding DegV family protein, translating to MSRHVAIVTDSTAYLPQQAMERHRITSVPLTVVFGGRALEEGTEISAPSVAQALQKRKPVTTSRPSPEMFAAAYRSAADAGAAGIVSLHLSAELSGTYDAAVLAARDAPVPVRVVDSGMVAMALGFCALAAAETAESGGTLDETVAAAVERAEGTTAYFYVDTLDYLRRGGRIGAAQALFGSALAVKPLLQLDAGRIELREKVRTASKAIARLEEIAVERAGAGPVDIAVHHLAAGERAAALADRLRARVPGLKELYLSEVGAVIGAHTGPGLLGAVVSPR from the coding sequence ATGTCCCGCCATGTCGCGATCGTGACCGATTCCACGGCCTACCTGCCTCAGCAGGCGATGGAGCGGCATCGCATCACCTCGGTTCCCCTCACCGTCGTGTTCGGCGGCCGGGCGTTGGAGGAGGGCACGGAGATCTCCGCCCCTTCCGTCGCCCAAGCCCTGCAGAAACGCAAACCGGTCACCACCTCCCGTCCCAGTCCGGAAATGTTCGCCGCCGCGTACCGCTCGGCCGCGGACGCCGGCGCGGCCGGGATCGTCTCCCTCCACCTCTCCGCCGAGCTCTCCGGAACCTATGACGCGGCCGTGCTGGCTGCACGGGACGCCCCGGTACCGGTGCGGGTGGTGGACAGCGGCATGGTGGCCATGGCGCTCGGCTTCTGCGCGCTGGCCGCCGCCGAGACCGCGGAGAGCGGCGGCACACTCGACGAAACCGTCGCCGCCGCGGTCGAGCGGGCCGAGGGAACCACCGCCTACTTCTATGTGGACACCCTCGACTACCTGCGCCGCGGCGGCCGGATCGGCGCGGCACAGGCCCTCTTCGGATCAGCCCTGGCGGTCAAACCCCTTCTGCAACTCGACGCCGGCAGAATCGAGCTGCGGGAAAAGGTCCGTACCGCCTCCAAGGCCATCGCCCGCCTGGAGGAGATCGCCGTGGAACGGGCCGGAGCCGGTCCCGTGGACATCGCGGTGCACCACCTCGCCGCCGGCGAGCGGGCGGCAGCACTCGCGGACCGCCTGCGGGCTCGGGTGCCGGGGCTGAAGGAGCTCTACCTCAGCGAGGTGGGGGCGGTGATCGGTGCCCACACCGGCCCCGGCCTCCTGGGGGCCGTGGTCTCGCCACGGTAG
- the holA gene encoding DNA polymerase III subunit delta, whose translation MARKSTTDNPLAPVTLAVGQEDLLLDRAVQEVVAAARAGDPDTDVRDLTPDALQPGTLAELTSPSLFAERKVVVVRNAQDLSAETIKDVKGYLAAPAEEITLVLLHAGGAKGKGLLDAARKAGAREVACPKMTKPADRLAFVRTEFRNTGRSATPQACQALVDAIGSDLRELASACAQLVADVEGTIDEAVVARYYTGRAEASSFTVADRAVEGRTAEALEALRWAVSTGVAPVLITSALAQGVRAIGKLASAPRGARPGDLARELGMPPWKIDRVRQQMRGWTADGVAVALRAVAEADAGVKGGGDDPEYALERAVVTIARAARAGRGH comes from the coding sequence ATGGCCAGGAAGAGTACGACCGACAACCCGCTCGCCCCCGTGACCCTCGCCGTGGGACAGGAGGACCTCCTCCTGGACCGCGCGGTGCAGGAGGTCGTCGCGGCGGCCCGTGCCGGCGACCCCGACACCGACGTGCGGGACCTCACCCCGGACGCGCTGCAGCCGGGCACCCTCGCGGAGCTGACGAGCCCCTCCCTCTTCGCCGAGCGGAAGGTCGTCGTGGTGCGCAACGCCCAGGACCTCTCCGCCGAGACGATCAAGGATGTGAAGGGGTACCTCGCCGCACCGGCCGAGGAAATCACCCTGGTGCTGCTGCACGCCGGCGGGGCGAAGGGGAAGGGGCTGCTCGACGCGGCCCGCAAGGCGGGCGCGCGGGAGGTCGCCTGCCCGAAGATGACCAAGCCCGCCGACCGGCTGGCGTTCGTGCGGACCGAGTTCCGGAACACCGGCCGGTCCGCGACCCCCCAGGCGTGCCAGGCGCTGGTGGACGCCATCGGCAGCGACCTTCGGGAGCTGGCCAGTGCCTGTGCCCAGCTCGTCGCCGATGTCGAGGGCACCATCGACGAGGCCGTGGTGGCCCGTTACTACACCGGGCGGGCCGAGGCGTCGAGCTTCACCGTCGCGGACCGGGCCGTGGAAGGGCGTACCGCCGAGGCACTGGAAGCCCTGCGCTGGGCGGTCTCCACCGGTGTGGCCCCGGTGCTGATCACCAGCGCCCTCGCCCAGGGGGTGCGGGCCATCGGGAAGCTGGCCTCCGCCCCGCGCGGGGCCCGCCCCGGGGATCTGGCGCGTGAGCTGGGCATGCCGCCGTGGAAGATCGACAGGGTGCGGCAGCAGATGCGTGGCTGGACGGCGGACGGGGTGGCGGTCGCGCTGCGCGCCGTCGCCGAGGCGGACGCGGGGGTGAAGGGCGGCGGGGACGATCCCGAGTACGCCTTGGAGAGGGCCGTGGTCACCATCGCGCGTGCGGCACGGGCGGGCCGCGGCCACTGA